The following coding sequences lie in one Planococcus lenghuensis genomic window:
- a CDS encoding alkaline phosphatase, translating to MSTAALSSLALGSISLTPVSVVAAEEEKTDIEQAKNVIMMIGDGMGPAYMTAYRYYTEDPETQVMEDTVFDPYLTGMQKVYSADPFHDGGEGDTKENIPDSAATATAMASGVKTYNGAIGVDLDQQETKTVLEAAKEAGKATGLVATSQINHATPAAYGSHDESRRNYNEIANDYFDNTVNGEHVIDVLLGGGTDYFVREDRDLTEEFQNDDYSYVTSTEELQADNNDQVLGLFAPVGLDKAIDRPEEQPSLAQMTEAALDRLSEDEDGFFLMVEGSQIDWAGHDNDVVAAMSEMEDFAGAFEEVMEFAKENEDTLVVTTADHSTGGLSIGRGSAYEWHPEVIHAAEKTPDYMAALIAEGADIEDVLRDNIGFELTTEEIQSVIDAKDNAPEEELLAEVDNAIEHIFNVRSGTGWTTDGHTGEDVPVYAYGPGSELFNGMIDNTDNAENIFKIMELATDENLNGVSVEGEELADTATNYPLGTLAGIMAILMGGALLATRKRKPLQ from the coding sequence ATGTCGACAGCTGCTTTATCGTCTTTAGCTCTAGGAAGCATTTCGCTTACACCAGTTTCTGTTGTTGCTGCTGAAGAGGAAAAAACGGATATCGAGCAGGCCAAAAATGTGATTATGATGATCGGGGACGGCATGGGACCTGCTTACATGACAGCCTACCGCTACTACACGGAAGATCCGGAAACACAAGTGATGGAAGATACGGTGTTTGACCCATACTTAACAGGAATGCAAAAAGTGTACAGTGCCGACCCTTTCCATGATGGAGGGGAGGGGGATACAAAAGAAAATATACCGGATTCAGCCGCAACTGCCACTGCGATGGCATCGGGAGTTAAAACATACAACGGAGCAATCGGCGTGGATCTCGACCAGCAGGAAACCAAAACAGTACTTGAAGCAGCAAAAGAAGCGGGTAAAGCTACAGGGCTCGTTGCCACTTCTCAAATCAACCATGCGACGCCTGCTGCCTATGGATCCCATGATGAATCCAGAAGAAACTATAACGAGATTGCAAATGACTATTTCGATAATACAGTCAACGGCGAACATGTCATTGATGTCCTGCTCGGTGGCGGTACGGATTACTTTGTCCGTGAAGATCGGGACCTTACTGAAGAATTCCAGAATGATGACTATAGCTATGTGACAAGTACAGAAGAGTTGCAGGCAGATAACAATGACCAAGTCCTGGGCTTGTTCGCGCCTGTAGGCCTTGATAAGGCAATCGATCGGCCAGAGGAACAGCCTTCACTCGCTCAGATGACAGAAGCGGCATTGGATCGTCTCAGCGAAGATGAGGATGGCTTCTTCTTGATGGTGGAAGGCAGCCAGATTGACTGGGCCGGACATGACAACGATGTGGTGGCTGCAATGAGCGAAATGGAAGACTTTGCTGGTGCTTTTGAAGAAGTAATGGAATTCGCGAAAGAAAACGAAGATACGCTTGTGGTAACAACTGCAGACCATTCAACGGGTGGACTATCGATTGGCCGTGGCAGTGCTTACGAGTGGCATCCGGAAGTGATTCACGCGGCGGAGAAGACACCGGATTATATGGCTGCATTGATTGCTGAAGGAGCCGACATTGAAGACGTGCTCCGGGACAATATTGGATTTGAACTAACCACTGAAGAAATTCAGTCGGTAATCGACGCGAAAGATAATGCGCCGGAAGAAGAGCTGCTGGCAGAAGTAGATAATGCCATTGAGCATATTTTCAATGTTCGTTCCGGAACTGGCTGGACAACGGATGGGCATACAGGGGAAGATGTTCCTGTTTACGCTTATGGGCCTGGGTCTGAACTTTTCAATGGAATGATTGATAACACAGATAATGCAGAAAACATCTTCAAAATTATGGAGTTGGCCACGGACGAAAATCTAAACGGAGTCAGTGTAGAAGGCGAGGAACTGGCAGATACGGCCACGAATTATCCTCTTGGGACTCTTGCTGGCATCATGGCTATTTTAATGGGAGGAGCTCTCCTCGCCACGCGCAAGCGTAAGCCGCTTCAGTAA
- a CDS encoding FecCD family ABC transporter permease: MLGIVLLFVLSVLLSMALGKTPIPLSTVWDALFHYDPTSTHHIIVRSSRLTRTLIATTIGASLAIAGMLMQIITRNPLAAPDIFGVNAGALFFIVFSATFLSVDSLTGYMWIGFLGAGVAGVLVYFLGAIGEDGLSPIRLVLAGTAISALFISFTQGMLVLDEQRMQSVLFWLSGSVAGRNMEMLLPVLPFVIIATLIAFLMGKPLNILMSGEDVAKSLGQNTVFVKLVAGLIIIFLAGGAVAIAGAIGFVGLVVPHIAKGITGPNYQWGLPLSGLFGAILLLLSDVIARVIIAPQEMPIGVMTAFFGVPFFIYVARKGVKKGD, translated from the coding sequence ATGCTAGGCATAGTTCTCCTGTTTGTGCTTTCCGTTCTGTTAAGCATGGCTTTAGGAAAAACTCCGATACCCCTTTCTACCGTTTGGGATGCTCTGTTCCACTATGATCCAACGAGTACCCATCACATCATCGTCCGTTCGTCACGTCTGACACGCACATTGATCGCAACCACAATCGGGGCAAGTCTTGCAATTGCGGGTATGCTGATGCAGATCATCACCCGGAATCCATTAGCCGCTCCCGATATTTTCGGTGTCAACGCGGGCGCATTGTTCTTTATTGTTTTTTCCGCCACTTTTTTATCAGTCGATTCTTTGACTGGATATATGTGGATCGGATTTTTAGGCGCTGGAGTAGCTGGTGTACTCGTTTATTTTCTCGGTGCGATCGGGGAGGACGGCTTATCTCCAATCCGTCTGGTCCTTGCGGGAACCGCAATCAGCGCACTGTTCATTTCCTTCACGCAAGGGATGCTCGTTTTAGATGAACAGCGGATGCAAAGCGTGTTATTCTGGCTGTCCGGTTCGGTAGCCGGAAGGAATATGGAAATGCTTCTTCCTGTCCTCCCTTTCGTCATCATCGCCACTCTTATCGCGTTTTTGATGGGAAAGCCGTTGAATATTTTGATGTCAGGAGAAGATGTGGCAAAAAGTCTTGGTCAGAATACGGTTTTCGTCAAGCTAGTCGCAGGCCTAATCATCATTTTTCTGGCAGGGGGCGCCGTTGCGATTGCAGGAGCGATCGGTTTCGTCGGTCTTGTCGTACCGCATATTGCCAAAGGGATTACCGGGCCGAATTATCAATGGGGACTACCCCTCAGCGGTCTGTTCGGGGCAATTCTTCTTTTGCTTTCCGATGTCATCGCAAGGGTGATCATCGCCCCTCAGGAAATGCCGATCGGTGTCATGACCGCTTTTTTCGGTGTTCCGTTCTTTATTTACGTGGCTAGAAAAGGAGTGAAGAAAGGTGACTGA
- a CDS encoding alkaline phosphatase: MVHKKWRNKIVPAMVVSSLLVGGVAVSYPGAEAKEDKKSQNTIAKVKAESQNQAEIKNVIFLIGDGMGPAYNTAYRAFKDNPATPYMEKTAFDKYLVGMQQTYSWDPEQSVTDSAAAATSLAAGIKTYNGAIAVDMEQNAVKTVLEAAKEDGKATGLVATSQINHATPASFGAHDESRHNYNDIADDYFDDLVNGEHKVDVLLGGGTAYFDRADRNLASEFDEDGYGVVLTKNELLNDENDQILGLFAPKGLDKAIDRSEETPSLSDMTDEALERLSKDQDGFFLMVEGSQIDWAGHDNDIVAAMSEMEDFEQAFERAIAFAEQDPHTLVITTADHSTGGFTLGRDGEYKWDPASLKAADRTPDFMAALIADGNPVEEVLAEYIDLELTAEEVQTVKDAAATNDVRKIDNAIEHIFDIRSGTGWTTGGHTGVDVNVYAYGPQAAKFIGLHDNHILGQKVMDVLGNARNGK, from the coding sequence TTGGTTCACAAAAAATGGCGTAACAAGATAGTACCTGCAATGGTTGTCTCATCACTTTTAGTTGGAGGGGTTGCCGTCTCTTATCCTGGAGCGGAGGCAAAAGAAGATAAGAAGAGCCAAAACACTATTGCTAAAGTGAAAGCAGAAAGCCAAAACCAGGCGGAAATCAAAAATGTGATTTTTCTAATCGGCGACGGAATGGGACCGGCATACAACACGGCTTACCGTGCTTTCAAAGATAACCCTGCAACGCCTTATATGGAAAAAACAGCGTTCGATAAATACCTGGTTGGAATGCAACAGACATATTCTTGGGATCCAGAACAGAGTGTAACTGACTCTGCTGCTGCAGCGACTTCGCTGGCTGCCGGAATTAAAACCTATAATGGCGCAATTGCCGTTGATATGGAACAGAATGCAGTGAAAACAGTGCTGGAAGCGGCAAAAGAAGATGGGAAAGCGACAGGCCTGGTGGCAACATCCCAGATCAACCATGCAACCCCCGCTTCATTTGGTGCCCATGATGAGTCGCGTCATAATTACAATGATATTGCCGATGATTACTTTGATGACTTGGTCAATGGCGAACATAAAGTCGATGTTCTCTTGGGTGGCGGCACCGCTTACTTCGACCGTGCAGATCGAAACCTGGCAAGCGAGTTTGATGAAGACGGGTACGGAGTTGTACTGACAAAAAATGAACTGCTCAATGATGAGAACGATCAGATTCTTGGCCTCTTTGCACCGAAAGGACTCGATAAAGCCATTGACCGGAGTGAGGAGACACCTTCCCTTTCCGATATGACCGATGAAGCACTGGAACGCTTAAGCAAGGACCAGGACGGCTTCTTCTTGATGGTGGAAGGCAGCCAGATCGACTGGGCTGGACATGACAACGATATTGTAGCTGCCATGAGCGAGATGGAGGATTTCGAACAGGCATTCGAACGGGCAATTGCGTTCGCTGAACAGGATCCTCACACACTGGTTATTACCACTGCCGACCATTCAACGGGCGGATTCACACTTGGCCGGGATGGTGAATACAAGTGGGATCCAGCCTCACTAAAAGCGGCGGATCGCACACCGGATTTTATGGCTGCGCTAATTGCTGATGGCAATCCGGTGGAGGAAGTACTGGCGGAGTATATCGACTTGGAATTGACAGCTGAAGAAGTCCAAACCGTCAAAGACGCGGCTGCCACTAACGATGTTCGTAAAATCGACAATGCCATTGAGCATATCTTCGATATCCGATCAGGTACAGGCTGGACAACCGGCGGTCACACAGGTGTCGACGTGAACGTCTATGCTTACGGTCCGCAAGCGGCGAAATTCATCGGCCTGCATGATAACCATATCCTTGGACAAAAAGTGATGGACGTACTGGGTAACGCAAGAAACGGAAAATAA
- a CDS encoding DUF4352 domain-containing protein: MKFTAFLLSSLLLMTGCSNAVEQSDSGSETVSETKTVAGSSRDNVAKKNIPDNSDTGYVNNPQAPDTRSLNEIGQVFTDEDGTVTLKAITDYQKAHTIGPIQLTVFNIKVVNYSPSHDLIDYFHGFTHSEDNFNYLKLHVTIENTSDQVVDFAPVSILETNEGEKKDFDDDFYLQNLYGQLQPHEVKTGELAFVLDQEDIEHLKSIKIHPSDVFDEQKNVLNPGEIIEIDF, translated from the coding sequence ATGAAATTTACGGCTTTTCTATTGAGCAGCTTGCTTTTAATGACCGGGTGCTCAAATGCTGTAGAACAGAGTGATTCAGGGAGCGAAACAGTTTCCGAGACAAAAACCGTAGCCGGCAGCTCTAGGGATAACGTGGCGAAAAAAAACATTCCTGATAATTCGGACACCGGTTACGTCAATAACCCCCAAGCACCTGATACCCGTTCTTTAAATGAGATTGGACAGGTTTTCACTGACGAAGACGGAACAGTCACCTTGAAAGCCATCACAGATTACCAGAAGGCGCATACGATTGGCCCCATCCAACTGACAGTTTTCAATATAAAAGTGGTGAACTACTCCCCTTCTCATGATTTAATCGATTACTTCCATGGCTTCACGCATAGTGAAGATAACTTTAACTATCTCAAGTTACACGTTACGATAGAGAACACTTCTGACCAGGTGGTGGATTTTGCGCCCGTCTCCATTCTCGAAACAAACGAGGGGGAGAAAAAAGACTTCGATGACGATTTTTACCTTCAGAATTTATATGGCCAGCTTCAGCCCCATGAAGTGAAAACGGGTGAGCTTGCGTTTGTTCTGGACCAGGAAGACATTGAACACCTGAAGTCAATAAAAATCCACCCAAGTGATGTGTTCGATGAACAGAAGAACGTATTGAATCCAGGAGAAATCATCGAAATCGATTTTTAA
- a CDS encoding FecCD family ABC transporter permease — MTEYFTLRSKSDSFSMQFHKRSLFLLAFLAMLTFGVLIISLSAGSSYIPVSSVIKELFAESEHAFVLTELRAPRVLMAAIVGAGLGVSGLILQGIIRNPLGSPDIIGVTGGASVGAVLFIVYLLGEVSVHWLPLASIIGAAGTTAIIYLLSWKNGVTPMRLILIGIAISALTNAVITLFMVSSEATIATRIYLWMTGSLYGTNWQEVTILVPIIVMLIFTSLFFTRIVNIKQLGDDVAIGMGVRLQFFRLLLLALSVGLAGSAVSFAGGIAFVGLIAPHIARLLLERSFGNLVFGTALIGALIVMIADIIARTAFLPSDIPAGVFTAGIGAPFFIYLLYKNRKGMKK, encoded by the coding sequence GTGACTGAGTATTTTACGCTGAGAAGTAAATCGGATTCCTTTTCTATGCAGTTCCATAAACGCTCCCTTTTCCTTTTGGCCTTTTTAGCCATGTTGACCTTTGGGGTCCTCATTATCAGCTTGTCAGCGGGAAGTAGCTATATCCCTGTTTCATCCGTCATAAAGGAGCTGTTTGCCGAGAGTGAACATGCCTTTGTCCTTACTGAATTACGTGCACCACGGGTTTTAATGGCCGCTATCGTCGGAGCTGGGTTGGGCGTTTCCGGTTTGATTTTACAGGGAATCATCCGTAATCCACTTGGCTCTCCAGACATTATCGGGGTGACCGGGGGTGCTTCAGTAGGAGCCGTCCTTTTTATCGTCTATCTCCTTGGCGAGGTGAGCGTGCACTGGTTACCATTAGCGTCGATTATTGGAGCTGCTGGCACCACCGCCATCATTTATTTGCTTTCCTGGAAAAATGGAGTAACTCCCATGCGGTTGATTTTAATCGGAATCGCCATCTCCGCATTAACAAACGCCGTCATTACCCTCTTCATGGTATCAAGCGAGGCAACAATCGCAACTAGGATTTATTTATGGATGACTGGTAGTTTGTATGGAACGAACTGGCAGGAAGTCACTATCCTCGTTCCGATCATAGTAATGCTCATTTTCACGTCCTTATTTTTCACAAGAATCGTCAATATCAAGCAACTCGGCGATGATGTGGCAATCGGGATGGGAGTTCGTCTCCAGTTCTTCCGCCTCCTTCTGCTTGCCTTAAGTGTGGGACTTGCTGGCAGTGCTGTTTCGTTTGCCGGAGGAATTGCTTTTGTCGGTCTGATCGCCCCACATATTGCCAGACTCCTGCTCGAACGCTCTTTCGGTAATCTTGTATTCGGCACTGCGTTAATCGGCGCCTTAATCGTCATGATCGCTGACATTATCGCACGTACAGCTTTTTTGCCTTCCGATATTCCCGCAGGTGTATTCACAGCCGGAATCGGAGCGCCGTTCTTTATTTATTTGCTTTATAAAAATCGGAAGGGAATGAAGAAATGA
- the phoU gene encoding phosphate signaling complex protein PhoU — MANRSSFDKSLSELREDIKHMAGMTREALSQSVASLKQQDTVLAEEVIQNDKAINALEEKINEKAILLIAKEQPLATDLRKIIVSLKISSDVERIADFAVNVAKSTIRIGKAELVKPIIHIPQMADLVNKMLTQAIDAYKYEDTKLAIASSKIDDEVDALYKESITELIDIATKDNTNMEQIMQLAMICRYLERSGDHVTNISENTIYMVKGIKTDLNT; from the coding sequence ATGGCGAACAGAAGCAGTTTTGATAAAAGCTTAAGCGAATTACGGGAAGACATTAAACACATGGCCGGCATGACGCGTGAAGCGCTGAGTCAGTCAGTTGCAAGCCTGAAGCAGCAGGACACGGTGCTCGCTGAAGAAGTCATCCAAAATGATAAAGCAATCAATGCGTTAGAAGAGAAGATCAATGAAAAAGCAATTTTACTAATTGCAAAAGAACAGCCGCTGGCCACTGATCTGCGCAAAATCATCGTTTCCTTGAAAATTTCGAGCGATGTTGAACGAATTGCCGATTTCGCCGTTAACGTGGCCAAATCGACGATCAGAATCGGAAAAGCGGAATTGGTCAAACCGATCATTCACATTCCGCAAATGGCCGATTTGGTGAACAAAATGCTGACGCAGGCGATCGATGCGTATAAATACGAAGACACGAAGCTCGCAATTGCTTCATCCAAGATCGATGATGAAGTGGATGCGCTCTATAAGGAATCCATCACGGAACTGATCGACATTGCGACGAAAGACAACACGAACATGGAACAGATCATGCAATTGGCGATGATTTGCCGCTACTTGGAGCGTTCCGGCGACCATGTGACCAACATCTCGGAAAATACGATTTACATGGTCAAGGGAATCAAAACAGATTTAAACACGTAA
- a CDS encoding response regulator transcription factor → MKNVLVFDSQSNFPGKDALINKGYHFEYLSEIEPTLVKSVRSSVSGVLVSFDLIKLDIVSFIRKIKTAFADKPLIIYSADDDGLNTILMIEAGADEVLSRGMNTREAQARVVKQFNIFQQLTSFGATQLLQAECIHIHEFKLYPNSYEIKKNEEVIELTPREFFTLLFLYENRGKIVTREDIINELKNTFGKTSDNKRITDMFISNIRNKLGLDCSTSFNIATVRGRGYYLKFNNST, encoded by the coding sequence ATGAAAAATGTACTAGTATTTGATAGTCAATCAAACTTCCCCGGGAAAGATGCATTGATCAATAAAGGGTATCATTTTGAATACTTGTCCGAAATTGAGCCGACGCTGGTGAAATCAGTACGGTCAAGTGTCTCCGGTGTTCTGGTCTCGTTCGACCTTATTAAACTTGACATCGTTTCTTTCATTAGGAAGATCAAGACCGCCTTCGCAGATAAACCGTTGATTATTTATTCGGCGGATGATGATGGACTGAATACCATCCTGATGATTGAAGCAGGGGCTGATGAAGTGCTGTCGAGGGGCATGAACACCCGGGAAGCACAAGCCCGGGTAGTCAAACAGTTCAATATTTTTCAACAGTTGACGAGTTTTGGGGCGACTCAATTATTGCAGGCAGAATGTATCCATATCCATGAATTTAAACTGTATCCGAATAGTTATGAAATCAAAAAAAATGAAGAAGTCATCGAACTGACACCACGCGAATTCTTTACGTTGCTGTTTTTGTATGAAAACAGGGGGAAAATTGTCACGAGAGAAGATATCATAAACGAACTTAAGAATACATTCGGAAAAACAAGCGATAACAAACGCATCACTGACATGTTTATCTCAAATATTCGAAATAAGCTCGGCTTGGATTGCTCAACTTCTTTCAACATTGCGACCGTCCGAGGAAGAGGATATTACTTAAAATTCAACAATTCTACTTAA
- the pstB gene encoding phosphate ABC transporter ATP-binding protein PstB, with protein sequence MSATMDGNAIFKVEDLNLWYGDTHALKNISMEIARNQVTAVIGPSGCGKSTFVKTLNRMVETVPSVRTSGDIKYRNQGIFDSNYLVEELRTHVGMVFQKPNPFPKSIYENVAYGPKIHGIKKKQVLDEIVEKSLKGAAIWEEVKDRLHENAYGLSGGQQQRICIARCLAVEPDVILMDEPTSALDPISTLKVEELIRELKKDYTIIIVTHNMQQAARISDKTAFFLNGEVIEMDETDKLFSNPEDKRTEDYITGRFG encoded by the coding sequence ATGAGCGCAACAATGGATGGCAATGCAATCTTCAAAGTGGAGGATTTGAATCTGTGGTACGGCGATACCCATGCGCTAAAGAATATCAGCATGGAAATTGCCCGAAACCAGGTGACCGCGGTAATCGGTCCTTCTGGATGTGGTAAATCAACGTTTGTTAAGACCTTAAATAGAATGGTTGAGACGGTTCCTTCCGTACGTACCTCCGGGGACATTAAATACCGGAACCAAGGAATATTCGATTCGAATTATTTGGTTGAAGAACTAAGAACGCATGTCGGGATGGTGTTCCAAAAGCCGAACCCTTTCCCGAAATCAATTTACGAGAACGTGGCATACGGGCCGAAAATCCATGGCATTAAAAAGAAGCAGGTGCTGGATGAAATCGTCGAGAAAAGTTTAAAAGGCGCCGCCATCTGGGAGGAAGTAAAAGACCGGCTGCACGAAAATGCCTATGGCCTTTCCGGTGGTCAGCAGCAGCGGATCTGTATCGCCCGTTGCCTGGCAGTTGAGCCGGACGTCATTCTGATGGACGAACCTACTTCCGCGCTGGATCCAATTTCCACATTAAAAGTAGAGGAACTGATCAGAGAATTAAAAAAAGACTATACCATCATCATTGTTACACACAATATGCAGCAGGCGGCCCGGATTTCAGATAAAACGGCCTTCTTCCTGAACGGGGAAGTCATCGAGATGGATGAAACGGATAAACTGTTCTCAAATCCGGAGGACAAACGAACAGAAGACTATATCACAGGACGATTCGGATAA
- a CDS encoding IS3 family transposase, with translation MESFFSHFKDEVNVQEVANLEELKAMIDDYVFHYNTSRKQLKCQTSFNFSKNRGETPIPGDY, from the coding sequence ATGGAGTCCTTCTTCAGCCATTTTAAGGATGAAGTGAATGTTCAGGAGGTAGCGAATTTGGAAGAACTAAAAGCGATGATTGACGATTACGTCTTCCATTACAATACTTCCCGGAAGCAATTGAAATGCCAAACATCCTTTAACTTCTCAAAAAACAGGGGTGAAACACCTATTCCCGGTGACTATTAG
- a CDS encoding class D sortase — protein sequence MLRQAGILFVILGICLIGWNGYGWWDQTSAVTIDKEQAQSIDEKWNDRTQEATLLPPMEEGDDPVKPTETVEQKEVEQEEYLKTPSYEQGDEIGQLTIPKMGKIFPIHWGTDQQTLQKGVGVYDSSFTTLPNERRHTALAGHRDTVFIGLDQLAEGDRLYLEVEEKKYEYQIRDIWITDAEDRTVIVEKEKPTLTLTTCYPFDFIGSAPDRYIIQAELIKVEEVH from the coding sequence GTGTTAAGACAAGCAGGTATTTTATTCGTTATCCTCGGTATCTGCCTCATCGGCTGGAATGGGTATGGATGGTGGGACCAGACGAGCGCCGTCACAATTGATAAAGAGCAGGCCCAGTCAATAGATGAAAAGTGGAATGACCGGACACAGGAAGCTACACTTCTACCCCCTATGGAAGAAGGTGATGATCCAGTAAAGCCAACGGAAACCGTAGAGCAAAAAGAAGTGGAACAGGAGGAGTACTTAAAGACACCCAGTTATGAGCAGGGAGACGAAATCGGTCAGCTGACCATCCCGAAAATGGGAAAAATCTTTCCGATTCACTGGGGCACGGATCAGCAAACACTGCAAAAAGGGGTCGGCGTGTATGATTCTTCTTTTACTACGCTGCCAAACGAGCGGCGCCATACAGCTCTTGCCGGACACCGGGATACCGTCTTTATCGGTCTGGACCAGCTGGCAGAGGGGGACCGGCTTTACCTGGAAGTAGAAGAGAAAAAATACGAATACCAAATCCGAGATATCTGGATTACCGACGCCGAAGACCGCACCGTAATCGTAGAGAAGGAAAAGCCCACATTGACGTTGACAACTTGTTACCCGTTTGATTTTATAGGTTCAGCCCCAGACCGTTATATTATTCAGGCAGAATTAATCAAAGTAGAAGAAGTTCACTAA
- a CDS encoding ABC transporter substrate-binding protein, with product MFKFFSKRGVLLLVLMMTALLAACGNTVSSSGDSSMEGTNEEVRTIEHAMGTTEIEGTPERVVTLYQGATDAATAFDLEPVGIVESWVQKPIYTYLQEDLDGTPIVGQETQPNLEEIAAKNPDVIFASKMRHEDIYEKLSQIAPTVAIDAVYDFKGTVKLLGETMNKQDRADEILSDWEKRIDDFKTKAEERLGDNWPQNVALINFRSDHARIYYDSFAGSILKDAGFTRPESQQGEGWGVKLTDKESIAAMNADVFFVFMDDEPAVQDTYADWTSHPLWGKLDAVQNDRVYRVDQVVWNMAGGIRAANLMLDELYEHYNLEK from the coding sequence ATGTTTAAATTCTTTTCAAAACGGGGCGTGCTCCTACTCGTCTTGATGATGACCGCTTTGCTTGCCGCTTGCGGAAATACCGTTTCTTCTTCCGGAGATTCTTCAATGGAAGGAACGAATGAGGAAGTCCGTACAATTGAACACGCGATGGGAACGACAGAAATTGAAGGGACACCAGAAAGAGTCGTCACTCTTTATCAAGGGGCCACTGATGCAGCGACAGCCTTTGATCTAGAACCAGTCGGAATTGTAGAGTCTTGGGTGCAGAAACCGATTTACACATATCTTCAAGAAGATTTGGATGGAACTCCAATCGTTGGACAAGAAACTCAGCCAAACTTGGAAGAAATCGCAGCAAAAAATCCGGATGTCATCTTTGCTTCCAAAATGCGTCACGAGGATATCTATGAAAAGTTAAGCCAAATTGCGCCGACCGTAGCCATTGATGCCGTTTATGACTTCAAAGGCACCGTCAAATTACTGGGCGAAACAATGAATAAACAAGATCGTGCAGATGAAATTTTATCCGATTGGGAGAAGCGCATTGACGATTTCAAGACAAAAGCAGAAGAACGGCTTGGGGACAATTGGCCGCAAAACGTTGCATTAATCAATTTCCGTAGTGATCATGCGCGCATTTATTATGATAGTTTCGCAGGTTCCATTTTAAAAGATGCCGGTTTTACTCGTCCTGAAAGCCAGCAAGGAGAAGGCTGGGGCGTCAAACTGACAGACAAGGAAAGTATCGCCGCAATGAATGCCGATGTGTTTTTCGTCTTCATGGACGATGAGCCAGCTGTCCAGGATACTTATGCCGACTGGACAAGTCATCCCCTCTGGGGAAAACTCGATGCCGTTCAAAATGACCGGGTTTACCGTGTCGATCAAGTTGTCTGGAATATGGCTGGCGGAATCCGTGCCGCTAATCTCATGCTGGACGAACTATATGAACACTATAATCTAGAGAAATAA
- the pstA gene encoding phosphate ABC transporter permease PstA, translating to MASKETASTAKRIKGRVTLNKGLKYLFLVATLVGLVFLALLIYRVLTQGIGYLGVDFLTSFPAPFPEEAGFLAGIMGSVFLMLLTAPIAVILGVSTALYLEEYAAKNRFTRFIQVNVQNLAGVPSIVFGLLGLTFFVYLFGMGYTLIAGALTMSLLILPVIVVASQEAIRSVPNDLREASTGMGASKWQTIWTIVLPASVPGILTGSILALSRAIGETAPLIVVGAATTIYSIPDSLLANYTAMPIQIYSWIIRPQPEWQFVAGAGIIVLLVILLAMNAIAVWVRNKFQHRY from the coding sequence ATGGCTTCGAAAGAAACGGCATCCACAGCCAAACGCATAAAAGGAAGAGTGACGCTCAATAAGGGGCTGAAGTACCTGTTCTTAGTGGCGACACTAGTGGGATTGGTCTTCCTGGCACTGCTGATCTACCGGGTTCTGACGCAAGGCATCGGCTACTTAGGCGTTGATTTCCTCACCAGCTTCCCGGCTCCGTTTCCAGAAGAAGCCGGATTTCTGGCCGGCATCATGGGCTCTGTCTTCCTGATGCTCCTGACTGCGCCAATCGCGGTCATCCTCGGTGTTTCCACGGCATTGTACTTGGAGGAATATGCAGCGAAGAACCGGTTCACCCGGTTCATTCAAGTGAACGTCCAGAACCTGGCGGGCGTTCCGTCAATCGTATTCGGCCTGCTCGGCCTGACGTTCTTCGTGTATTTGTTCGGCATGGGCTACACCTTGATTGCGGGGGCACTCACGATGAGCCTGCTGATCCTGCCGGTCATTGTCGTCGCATCCCAAGAGGCAATCCGGTCCGTGCCGAATGACTTGCGGGAAGCCTCTACCGGGATGGGCGCCAGCAAATGGCAGACCATCTGGACGATCGTGCTGCCGGCTTCGGTTCCCGGCATCCTGACAGGATCCATTCTTGCGCTGTCCCGGGCAATCGGGGAAACAGCTCCATTGATTGTCGTCGGCGCTGCCACGACGATTTATTCGATTCCTGATTCGCTGCTCGCCAATTACACAGCGATGCCGATCCAAATCTACAGCTGGATCATCCGGCCGCAGCCGGAATGGCAATTCGTCGCCGGTGCAGGAATCATCGTCCTGCTCGTCATCCTGTTGGCCATGAACGCCATTGCCGTCTGGGTCCGGAACAAGTTCCAGCACAGATACTAA